A DNA window from Nitratidesulfovibrio sp. SRB-5 contains the following coding sequences:
- a CDS encoding pyridoxamine 5'-phosphate oxidase family protein: protein MLPDTFFEVLKNEGVVAIATQGEDGPHLVNTWNSYLKVLDGNRIVVPVGGMHKTEANVARDERVLMTLGSRKVAGRNGPGTGFLIRGSAAFRTDGPEFEAIARFKWARAALVITVASAEQTL, encoded by the coding sequence ATGCTGCCGGATACATTTTTCGAAGTGCTGAAGAACGAAGGGGTCGTGGCCATCGCCACCCAGGGCGAGGACGGACCGCATCTCGTCAACACCTGGAACAGCTACCTCAAGGTGCTGGACGGCAACCGCATCGTGGTGCCCGTGGGGGGCATGCACAAGACCGAGGCCAACGTTGCCCGCGACGAACGGGTGCTGATGACTCTGGGCAGTCGCAAGGTCGCGGGCCGCAACGGGCCGGGCACGGGCTTCCTGATCCGTGGTTCTGCGGCGTTCCGCACCGATGGGCCGGAGTTCGAGGCCATCGCCCGGTTCAAGTGGGCCCGCGCGGCCCTGGTGATCACCGTGGCGTCGGCGGAGCAGACCCTGTAG
- a CDS encoding PLP-dependent aminotransferase family protein codes for MFILNHEDSAPLYVQLYTQIRDRVLTGELPAGTRLPSVRHLADELGVSRNTVDTAYLELIAEGFLLTRPRSGFFVAPVERHQAFRAGMPPAPAAAGAGPRHHPTTSDALGGSGTAGVPGTPDVTGTPDVTGAAHDRSHHREHGRAQGGAHGGVHDGVHGAAAPAPYRFDFHPARLDPASFPLPLWRAYTLECLREAPRELAEYNHPQGDPELRRAIGDYLQRSRGVVCTPDRVVVCAGLQHSLEIVADIMMDASPNAGVGAVSGAVAGANPARPLVVGVENPGYPLPRAVFRNRGIAVVPVPVGPEGMDVDALAQSRCTLAYVTPSHQFPLGHVMPVRNRLRLIQWANAGGNVIIEDDYDSELRYAGTPVPCMQGLHPGDAGRQAGPDNPAGSDKPDRPAGPAGPASSDGLDGAVVYTGTFSKILSPALRMSYMVLPPALLQVYRQRHRHHHAMVPLLEQRVLARFMARGHWDRHVRRMRTVYRQRHDAMLRAIDTHFGGRATVIGQGAGLHVVVRLHGTDADERELALLAGRAGIRLLPFSETRLADSPEAFRGGPPASPPASAPHGYGSTSHDGPLLLLGFGGMPPDELEQGVAQLHRACFPRAR; via the coding sequence ATGTTCATCCTGAACCACGAGGACAGCGCCCCGCTGTACGTGCAGTTGTACACCCAGATCAGGGACCGCGTGCTGACGGGCGAACTGCCCGCAGGAACCCGTCTGCCTTCCGTCCGGCACCTGGCCGACGAGCTTGGCGTCAGCCGCAACACGGTGGATACCGCCTACCTGGAGCTGATCGCCGAAGGGTTTCTGCTCACCCGGCCCAGAAGCGGCTTTTTCGTGGCGCCCGTGGAGCGGCACCAGGCATTCCGCGCGGGCATGCCGCCCGCGCCCGCCGCTGCCGGCGCTGGCCCCCGCCACCACCCGACCACATCTGACGCCCTTGGCGGGTCCGGCACCGCTGGCGTCCCTGGCACACCTGACGTCACAGGCACACCTGACGTCACTGGCGCCGCGCACGACAGGTCACACCACAGGGAGCATGGTAGGGCGCAGGGTGGGGCGCACGGCGGGGTGCATGACGGAGTGCATGGGGCGGCAGCGCCCGCCCCGTACCGGTTCGACTTTCACCCCGCCCGGCTGGACCCGGCGAGCTTTCCCCTGCCCCTGTGGCGCGCCTATACTCTGGAATGCCTGCGCGAAGCCCCCCGCGAGCTTGCCGAATACAACCACCCGCAAGGCGATCCGGAACTGCGCCGGGCCATCGGCGACTATCTGCAACGCTCGCGCGGGGTGGTCTGCACCCCGGACCGCGTGGTCGTCTGCGCCGGGTTGCAGCACAGTCTGGAAATCGTGGCGGACATCATGATGGACGCCTCGCCGAACGCCGGTGTGGGCGCGGTATCGGGCGCGGTGGCGGGCGCCAATCCCGCAAGGCCGCTGGTGGTCGGGGTGGAGAACCCCGGCTATCCCCTGCCGCGTGCCGTGTTCCGCAACCGGGGCATTGCGGTGGTTCCCGTGCCCGTGGGGCCGGAGGGCATGGACGTGGACGCCCTTGCGCAAAGCCGCTGCACGCTGGCCTACGTCACGCCGTCGCACCAGTTTCCCCTGGGGCACGTGATGCCGGTGCGCAACAGGCTGCGGCTCATCCAATGGGCCAATGCGGGCGGCAACGTCATCATCGAGGACGACTACGACAGCGAACTGCGCTACGCGGGCACGCCGGTGCCCTGCATGCAGGGGCTGCACCCAGGGGACGCGGGCAGGCAGGCCGGACCTGACAATCCAGCCGGATCAGACAAGCCGGACAGGCCAGCCGGGCCAGCCGGGCCAGCCAGTTCTGACGGGCTGGACGGGGCCGTGGTCTACACGGGCACCTTTTCCAAGATCCTCTCCCCGGCCCTGCGCATGAGCTACATGGTGCTGCCGCCCGCGCTGCTTCAGGTCTACCGGCAACGCCACCGCCACCACCACGCCATGGTCCCCCTGCTGGAGCAGCGGGTGCTGGCCCGGTTCATGGCGCGCGGGCACTGGGACCGCCACGTGCGGCGCATGCGCACGGTATACCGGCAGCGCCACGACGCCATGCTGCGCGCCATCGACACCCACTTCGGCGGGCGGGCCACCGTGATCGGACAGGGGGCGGGGCTGCACGTGGTGGTCCGGCTGCACGGCACGGATGCCGACGAGCGGGAACTGGCCCTGCTGGCCGGGCGCGCGGGCATCCGCCTGCTGCCCTTCTCCGAAACCCGGCTGGCGGACAGCCCCGAAGCCTTCCGGGGTGGCCCACCTGCCAGTCCTCCTGCCAGCGCTCCCCACGGGTACGGAAGCACGTCCCATGACGGCCCCCTGCTGCTGCTCGGCTTCGGCGGCATGCCCCCCGACGAACTGGAACAGGGCGTGGCGCAACTGCACCGCGCCTGCTTTCCCCGCGCCCGATGA
- a CDS encoding RluA family pseudouridine synthase gives MAEPLVVTAAEAGQKLVQYLQRRCGAPQSAIQRWVRTGQVRINGGRCKPFDRVAEGDVVRVPPFALAGGEGDPVVGRSAPDAGQEAARDASANAGGGKERGSAPRPARGPCPLDPEPGEGAACGTGAAGSAAAPGPRACGARPEFQASPLPVAGRAEGLLVLLKPAGLAVQPGTGHDDCVTARLAAQYAGADFLPTPAHRLDRDTSGLLLVATSYARLRALSDAFAAREGLVKEYLAWVAGRWPHEGALTLHDRLEKQGAPGRQKVRRVGGDGSVPRAASATDAVRVAFGTDAAHAAAGADAGRHAACTVTPLRRGDGASLLLVRLHTGRTHQIRVQLAERGHPIMGDRKYGGPACGQGMLLHAVRLTLPDGERFTALPDWTGRWQVGEGDLP, from the coding sequence ATGGCAGAACCGCTCGTGGTCACCGCCGCAGAGGCCGGGCAGAAGCTGGTGCAGTACCTGCAACGGCGCTGCGGCGCGCCGCAGTCGGCCATCCAGCGCTGGGTGCGCACCGGGCAGGTGCGCATCAACGGGGGGCGCTGCAAGCCCTTCGACCGCGTGGCCGAGGGCGACGTGGTGCGGGTGCCTCCTTTTGCCCTGGCGGGCGGAGAGGGGGACCCGGTTGTCGGGAGAAGTGCGCCGGATGCAGGGCAGGAAGCGGCGCGGGATGCGTCGGCGAATGCGGGCGGAGGCAAAGAGCGGGGCTCCGCCCCGCGCCCCGCAAGGGGACCGTGTCCCCTTGACCCCGAACCGGGTGAGGGCGCGGCCTGTGGTACGGGAGCGGCGGGAAGCGCGGCGGCACCAGGTCCACGGGCATGCGGCGCGCGCCCGGAATTTCAGGCATCACCCTTGCCCGTGGCGGGCCGCGCCGAAGGGCTGCTGGTGCTGCTGAAGCCCGCCGGGCTGGCGGTGCAGCCGGGCACCGGCCACGACGATTGCGTTACCGCCCGGCTTGCGGCGCAGTACGCCGGGGCGGACTTTCTGCCCACGCCCGCTCACCGGCTGGACCGCGACACCTCGGGCCTGCTGCTGGTGGCCACCAGTTATGCCCGGCTGCGGGCGCTGTCCGACGCCTTTGCGGCGCGCGAAGGGCTGGTGAAGGAATACCTGGCCTGGGTGGCGGGGCGCTGGCCCCACGAGGGCGCGCTGACCCTGCATGACCGGCTGGAGAAGCAGGGCGCTCCGGGCCGCCAGAAGGTGCGCCGGGTGGGCGGGGACGGTTCCGTGCCTCGCGCGGCCTCTGCTACTGACGCGGTTCGCGTGGCGTTTGGTACGGACGCGGCCCATGCCGCCGCCGGTGCTGACGCTGGCCGCCACGCCGCCTGCACCGTCACCCCCCTGCGGCGCGGCGATGGGGCGTCTCTGCTGCTGGTGCGGTTGCACACCGGACGCACCCACCAGATCCGGGTGCAGCTTGCGGAGCGGGGGCACCCCATCATGGGTGACCGCAAGTACGGTGGGCCCGCCTGTGGCCAGGGCATGCTGCTGCACGCCGTACGCCTGACCCTGCCCGACGGCGAACGCTTCACGGCCCTGCCGGACTGGACGGGCCGCTGGCAGGTGGGCGAGGGCGATCTGCCCTGA
- the ispH gene encoding 4-hydroxy-3-methylbut-2-enyl diphosphate reductase has product MKIIRARTAGFCMGVSLALRKLDREVTENNAPIATLGPIIHNPQVMAHYEERGVRCLRDTAQVVPGQRVVIRAHGIPVAEETALKATGASVVDATCPKVKRAQLGIAEERGRGGTLLLFGEADHPEVRGLLSYAGEGAMVFGSLDELKGLPLRDDVAYFLAAQTTQDREGFEDVVAWLRQRLGHDIPVLQTICDATRRRQQEAVDIARRVQAMVVVGGFDSGNTRRLADVARAQGVFTVHVETVDQLPVDELRKKSVIGLTAGASTPKSLIDAVQRFLESL; this is encoded by the coding sequence ATGAAAATCATTCGCGCCCGCACGGCGGGCTTCTGCATGGGGGTCAGCCTGGCCCTGCGCAAGCTGGACCGGGAAGTGACCGAAAACAACGCGCCCATCGCCACCCTGGGCCCCATCATCCACAACCCGCAGGTGATGGCCCACTACGAGGAGCGCGGGGTGCGCTGCCTGCGCGACACCGCCCAGGTGGTCCCCGGCCAGCGGGTGGTCATCCGCGCCCACGGCATTCCCGTGGCCGAGGAAACGGCCCTGAAGGCCACCGGCGCCTCGGTGGTGGACGCCACCTGTCCCAAGGTCAAGCGCGCCCAGCTGGGCATTGCCGAGGAACGGGGCCGGGGCGGCACCCTGCTGCTGTTCGGAGAGGCCGACCACCCGGAGGTGCGCGGCCTGCTCTCCTACGCCGGTGAAGGGGCCATGGTCTTCGGCTCGCTGGACGAACTGAAGGGACTGCCGCTGCGCGACGACGTGGCCTACTTCCTGGCCGCGCAGACCACCCAGGACCGCGAGGGCTTCGAAGACGTGGTGGCCTGGCTGCGGCAGCGCCTGGGCCACGACATCCCCGTGCTGCAAACCATCTGCGACGCCACCCGCAGGCGCCAGCAGGAGGCCGTGGACATTGCCCGGCGGGTGCAGGCCATGGTGGTGGTGGGCGGCTTCGACAGCGGCAACACCCGGCGGCTGGCCGACGTGGCCCGCGCGCAGGGGGTGTTCACCGTGCACGTGGAGACCGTGGACCAGCTTCCCGTGGACGAGTTGCGAAAAAAATCAGTCATCGGGCTAACGGCGGGGGCATCCACGCCGAAAAGTCTTATTGACGCCGTGCAGCGGTTTCTGGAATCCTTGTAA
- a CDS encoding tRNA dihydrouridine synthase encodes MTDTASPAPHLFLPPPLRADAPWLAPLAGYSDLPFRLLCREHGAAACCTEMVSAKGLLYHSPGTRDLLASTPEDAPLVLQLFGADAGIMRTVMPGLLEQGFRWFDLNMGCSVPKVVKTGCGSAMSRDMDNALSVARAMVEVAGEGRVGFKMRLGWQAGEETWREMALRLQDAGAGWITLHPRFARQGFGGEARWSALRELAATLTIPVIASGDLFTAADAVRCVRETGVATVMFARGAMNNPAIFDEYRVLLAGGQPPPPDADRLKALIRRHLELALAHSGERTALLKMRTFVPRYVRHIPGVRALRNRLASCLDRDLLEELLETHLTPQAFAEDGAADQATTNPDGEARP; translated from the coding sequence ATGACCGACACCGCATCCCCCGCCCCCCACCTTTTCCTGCCCCCGCCCCTGCGGGCCGACGCCCCGTGGCTGGCCCCCCTGGCCGGGTATTCCGACCTGCCCTTTCGCCTGCTGTGCCGCGAGCACGGCGCGGCGGCCTGCTGCACCGAAATGGTCAGCGCCAAGGGGCTGCTGTACCACAGCCCGGGCACCCGCGACCTGCTGGCCTCCACGCCTGAAGATGCACCGCTTGTCCTGCAACTTTTCGGGGCCGACGCGGGCATCATGCGCACGGTCATGCCGGGGCTGCTGGAGCAGGGCTTTCGCTGGTTCGACCTGAACATGGGATGTTCGGTGCCCAAGGTGGTCAAGACGGGTTGCGGCTCGGCCATGTCGCGCGACATGGACAACGCCCTGTCCGTGGCCCGCGCCATGGTGGAGGTGGCCGGTGAAGGCCGGGTGGGCTTCAAGATGCGGCTGGGCTGGCAGGCGGGCGAGGAAACCTGGCGCGAAATGGCCCTGCGGTTGCAAGACGCGGGCGCGGGGTGGATCACCCTGCACCCCCGCTTCGCGCGGCAGGGCTTTGGCGGCGAGGCGCGCTGGAGCGCCCTGCGCGAGCTTGCGGCCACGCTGACCATCCCGGTCATCGCCAGCGGCGACCTGTTCACGGCGGCGGACGCGGTGCGCTGCGTGCGCGAGACGGGCGTGGCCACGGTGATGTTCGCGCGGGGGGCCATGAACAACCCCGCCATCTTCGACGAATACCGGGTGCTGCTGGCCGGTGGCCAGCCCCCGCCGCCCGACGCTGACCGGCTGAAGGCGCTCATCCGCCGCCATCTTGAACTGGCCCTGGCCCACTCCGGCGAACGCACCGCCCTGCTCAAGATGCGCACCTTCGTGCCGCGCTACGTGCGCCACATTCCCGGCGTGCGGGCGCTGCGCAACCGGCTGGCCTCGTGCCTGGACCGCGACCTGCTGGAAGAACTGCTGGAAACCCACCTGACCCCGCAGGCGTTCGCGGAAGACGGCGCCGCCGACCAAGCCACCACCAACCCCGATGGAGAGGCCCGGCCATGA
- a CDS encoding chemotaxis protein encodes MSQTNILLEAGTNELEIVEFHLEESATDPATPNYRGYYGVNVAKVLEIIRMPKVTGLPEVQHPSVLGAFNLRSHIIPLVDLSQWLGKQRAESEPPKVIVTEFNNVTTAFMVSGVNRIHRISWEEVEPPNRYVAALSNNSITGVVKLEGRIIFILDLEKIVADLNPQLGLRLDEAVDWSANTRYRALIADDSGLIREMLKDLMQKANFEVEAVNNGREAWERLVELKHKAEQEARPVTDYVQVLVSDIEMPSMDGHNLCKQVKEDPALKKLPVVLFSSLITDKLRHKGDSVGADDQISKPEVTALAKRCLALIEAAK; translated from the coding sequence ATGTCCCAGACCAACATCCTGCTCGAAGCCGGGACCAACGAACTCGAGATCGTGGAATTCCACCTCGAGGAAAGCGCCACCGACCCCGCAACGCCCAATTATCGGGGCTACTACGGGGTCAACGTGGCCAAGGTTCTGGAAATCATCCGCATGCCCAAGGTCACGGGACTGCCCGAAGTGCAGCACCCCTCGGTGCTGGGGGCGTTCAACCTGCGTTCGCACATCATCCCGCTGGTGGACCTCAGCCAGTGGCTGGGCAAGCAGCGCGCCGAAAGCGAACCGCCCAAGGTCATCGTCACCGAATTCAACAACGTGACCACGGCGTTCATGGTCTCCGGCGTCAACCGCATCCACCGCATCAGCTGGGAGGAAGTGGAGCCGCCGAACAGATACGTGGCGGCGCTGTCCAACAACTCCATCACCGGCGTGGTCAAGCTGGAGGGGCGGATCATCTTCATCCTGGACCTGGAGAAGATCGTGGCCGACCTGAACCCCCAACTGGGCCTGCGCCTGGACGAGGCCGTGGACTGGTCGGCCAACACCCGCTACCGCGCCCTCATCGCCGACGACTCGGGCCTGATCCGCGAAATGCTGAAGGACCTGATGCAGAAGGCCAACTTCGAGGTGGAGGCCGTGAACAACGGTCGCGAGGCCTGGGAGCGGCTGGTGGAACTGAAGCACAAGGCCGAGCAGGAGGCCCGCCCGGTCACCGACTACGTGCAGGTGCTGGTTTCCGACATCGAGATGCCCAGCATGGACGGCCACAACCTGTGCAAGCAGGTCAAGGAAGACCCGGCCCTGAAGAAGCTGCCGGTGGTGCTGTTCTCGTCGCTGATCACCGACAAGCTGCGCCACAAGGGCGACTCGGTGGGGGCCGACGACCAGATTTCCAAGCCCGAGGTCACGGCGCTGGCCAAGCGGTGTCTGGCGCTCATCGAAGCGGCCAAGTAG